A region from the Sphingomonas flavescens genome encodes:
- a CDS encoding UrcA family protein, whose protein sequence is MDKSFKIALTAFLITAGVIKGAPALAAQPIENVSIVRTADLDLTRKAGRIALDHRLASAAAEVCGTASNADLVGSNEVRECRADVLTKARADTAQLASRGSIAVVAAR, encoded by the coding sequence ATGGATAAGAGTTTCAAGATCGCCCTGACGGCCTTTCTGATCACCGCAGGCGTCATCAAAGGTGCGCCCGCCTTGGCCGCACAACCGATCGAAAACGTCAGCATTGTGCGGACGGCCGATCTAGACCTGACCAGGAAGGCCGGACGAATAGCGCTTGATCATCGGCTGGCTAGCGCTGCGGCGGAAGTGTGCGGAACGGCGTCGAACGCCGATCTGGTCGGATCGAACGAGGTGCGGGAATGCAGGGCCGACGTGCTTACCAAGGCCAGGGCGGACACTGCCCAGCTAGCGAGCCGGGGCTCCATCGCCGTCGTAGCAGCCCGCTAA
- a CDS encoding GFA family protein: protein MQVEGGCHCGAVRFFADINEEPVPALDCNCSVCRMTGFLHIVVPHEKFDLLTGRDALTSYRFGTGTADHLFCRHCGVKSFYQPRSHPEAWSVNAHCLDQMPELAIETFDGANWEQAKASLDA from the coding sequence ATGCAGGTCGAAGGCGGATGCCATTGCGGCGCGGTGCGGTTCTTCGCGGACATTAACGAGGAGCCTGTGCCGGCGCTCGACTGCAATTGCTCGGTGTGCCGGATGACCGGCTTTCTCCACATCGTCGTGCCGCATGAGAAGTTCGATCTGCTCACCGGCCGCGACGCGCTCACCAGTTATCGCTTCGGCACGGGCACCGCGGACCATCTGTTTTGCAGACATTGTGGCGTAAAAAGCTTCTACCAACCGCGTTCGCACCCGGAGGCGTGGAGTGTGAATGCCCATTGCCTCGATCAGATGCCGGAACTGGCGATCGAAACGTTCGACGGAGCGAACTGGGAACAGGCCAAGGCGAGCCTCGACGCCTGA
- the nth gene encoding endonuclease III, giving the protein MKRDEVFEFFRRLAEANPSPTTELESGNPYQLLVAVVLSAQATDAGVNIATRPLFSRIKTPEQMVELGEKNLRDAIKTIGLFNTKAKNVILLSQALIDHHGSEIPRTREQLQALPGVGRKTANVVLNTAFGEETFAVDTHVFRVCNRTGLAPGKNVDVVEAKLEKIVPQPFRRDAHHWLILHGRYTCKARLPECWRCPVTDLCRYKPKTLPPEERARSSAARSGSRASSAARTAKAATGAKRKANRNRSRPSRLP; this is encoded by the coding sequence TTGAAGCGCGACGAGGTGTTTGAGTTCTTCCGCCGGCTGGCGGAGGCGAACCCGTCGCCCACGACGGAGCTCGAATCCGGCAACCCCTACCAATTGCTCGTCGCGGTCGTGCTATCCGCGCAAGCCACCGACGCTGGAGTGAACATCGCCACGCGGCCGCTCTTCTCCCGCATCAAGACGCCGGAACAGATGGTCGAACTGGGCGAGAAGAACCTGCGCGACGCGATCAAGACAATCGGCCTGTTCAACACGAAGGCCAAGAACGTCATTCTGCTCAGCCAGGCGCTCATAGACCACCACGGCAGCGAAATCCCGCGCACCCGCGAGCAACTGCAGGCACTACCCGGCGTCGGTCGCAAAACCGCCAACGTCGTCCTCAACACGGCCTTTGGCGAGGAGACATTTGCCGTCGACACCCACGTTTTCCGCGTGTGCAACCGCACCGGCCTCGCGCCGGGAAAGAATGTCGACGTCGTCGAGGCCAAGCTGGAAAAGATTGTCCCGCAGCCCTTCCGACGTGACGCGCACCACTGGCTGATCCTGCACGGTCGCTACACCTGCAAGGCGCGGCTGCCCGAATGCTGGCGCTGCCCGGTGACCGACCTCTGCCGCTACAAGCCGAAGACGCTGCCGCCGGAAGAGCGCGCTAGATCCAGCGCCGCTCGAAGCGGTTCCCGAGCGTCGTCAGCAGCTCGTACTGCGAAAGCCGCGACTGGCGCGAAGCGGAAGGCAAATCGTAATCGATCTCGACCCAGTCGCCTTCCCTGA
- a CDS encoding pyridoxal phosphate-dependent aminotransferase, translating into MSGRMMQSEYMHWAKFKRPVRYALTGSEVPHFRMDRLPLSLADLDIDGASHPRYAPLREAIARRYDVAVDQVVSADGTSMANFLAMAALVRPGDDVLIEHPTYEPILATASFLGTSIKRFERNPAEDFRLDPGKVEQAITASTRLIVLTNLHNPSSALASEAELRAIGDLAKRAGARVLVDEVYLDSATPGRSAAHLGPEFVITNSLTKVYGLSGLRCGWILAEPELAERMWRLNDLFGVNQAHQAERLGCIAFDHLDEVLGDTPAMLSRNRAMFDDFVASRDQLECAPAAYGITAFPRWAGGDTQRLDDHLHDRYDAAVVPGRWFEMPDHFRIGFGMSTDDFAAGLDRLGNALDDLR; encoded by the coding sequence GTGAGCGGCCGCATGATGCAGTCGGAGTATATGCATTGGGCAAAGTTCAAGCGCCCGGTGCGCTACGCCCTGACGGGCAGCGAAGTCCCGCACTTCCGCATGGACCGTCTGCCGCTCAGCCTCGCGGATCTCGACATCGATGGGGCAAGCCATCCGCGTTACGCGCCGCTACGCGAGGCGATTGCCCGCCGCTACGATGTCGCCGTCGATCAGGTCGTCTCCGCCGACGGCACGTCCATGGCCAACTTTCTTGCCATGGCCGCGCTGGTCCGGCCAGGCGACGACGTGTTGATCGAGCATCCAACGTACGAACCCATTTTGGCTACCGCGAGCTTTCTTGGCACATCGATCAAACGGTTCGAGCGCAACCCGGCGGAAGACTTTCGCCTCGATCCGGGCAAGGTCGAGCAAGCGATAACCGCGTCCACCCGCCTGATCGTGCTGACCAATCTGCACAACCCAAGCAGTGCGCTGGCCTCGGAGGCCGAACTCCGCGCGATTGGCGACCTTGCGAAAAGGGCCGGCGCGCGCGTGCTCGTCGACGAGGTCTATCTCGACTCCGCGACCCCCGGTCGAAGCGCAGCGCATCTGGGTCCGGAGTTCGTCATCACCAATAGCCTGACCAAGGTCTACGGTCTGAGCGGCCTACGCTGCGGCTGGATCCTCGCCGAACCGGAGCTTGCCGAGCGAATGTGGCGCCTGAACGATCTGTTCGGCGTCAATCAGGCGCATCAGGCGGAACGCCTCGGCTGCATCGCATTCGACCATCTCGACGAGGTGCTCGGCGACACGCCCGCGATGCTGTCGCGCAATCGCGCCATGTTCGACGACTTCGTCGCAAGCCGCGACCAACTCGAATGCGCCCCGGCCGCATATGGCATCACGGCATTCCCGCGCTGGGCCGGTGGCGACACGCAACGGCTCGATGACCATCTTCACGACCGCTACGATGCCGCTGTCGTGCCCGGCCGCTGGTTCGAGATGCCCGATCATTTCCGCATCGGCTTCGGCATGAGCACCGACGACTTCGCCGCGGGTCTAGATCGCCTGGGCAACGCGCTGGACGACCTGCGTTGA
- a CDS encoding APC family permease, with protein sequence MSDPVVNSHGLARRLGPFDATMLVMGGIIGSGIFVTPAEVARHVGTPLLIVGAWLIGGIVALAGALVYAELAARRPAVGGQYAYLRDAYGPLPAFLYGWSLLLVIQSGGMAAVAITFARYMNTVLPSALGDNVLAVGVLGILTIINCLGVRSGSNVQSVLMLLKIGAIAALVAAGFLLAPAAAPTPIAYSDVSTIAALGAALTPIMFSYGGWQTSSFVAGEMRDPARDLTRGLLFGVIGVVVLYTAVAFVCVHVLGASGLAASKTPASDVMRSAFGEHGATFIAAGIAISALGFLSQSMLTAPRVYFAMAEDGSFFRSVAMVSKRTQVPVVAIALQGAVAAIIALSGTFGQILSYVVSVDFIFFGLTGAALFVLRRKFADDNVGFSAPGHPFTTGLFVAACAVVVVATVWNNPLNSLIGYAILLAGVPAYLYWRKANAR encoded by the coding sequence GTGAGCGACCCGGTCGTCAATTCGCACGGACTGGCTCGCCGCCTCGGTCCGTTTGACGCCACCATGCTGGTCATGGGCGGGATCATCGGATCAGGTATCTTCGTCACGCCCGCTGAAGTCGCCCGGCATGTCGGAACACCGCTTCTGATCGTCGGCGCCTGGCTGATCGGTGGCATCGTCGCGCTTGCCGGCGCGCTTGTTTATGCAGAGTTGGCTGCACGTCGCCCGGCCGTCGGTGGGCAATATGCCTATCTGCGCGATGCTTACGGTCCCCTGCCCGCCTTTCTCTACGGCTGGTCGCTGTTGCTGGTGATTCAGTCGGGCGGGATGGCAGCCGTCGCGATTACCTTCGCGCGCTACATGAACACCGTGCTGCCGTCCGCGCTTGGCGACAATGTACTCGCGGTCGGCGTGCTCGGCATCCTGACCATCATCAACTGCCTTGGCGTGCGGTCAGGGAGCAACGTCCAGAGCGTCCTCATGCTGCTGAAAATCGGCGCCATCGCGGCGTTGGTTGCGGCGGGCTTCCTGCTGGCTCCGGCGGCCGCTCCGACCCCGATCGCTTATTCGGACGTGTCGACCATAGCCGCGCTCGGCGCCGCCTTGACGCCCATCATGTTTTCCTACGGCGGCTGGCAGACATCAAGCTTCGTCGCCGGCGAAATGCGCGATCCGGCGCGGGATCTTACGCGCGGCCTGCTGTTCGGCGTGATCGGCGTCGTTGTCCTCTACACCGCCGTCGCATTCGTATGCGTCCACGTGCTCGGCGCGTCGGGCCTCGCCGCTTCGAAAACCCCAGCCAGCGACGTGATGCGCAGCGCCTTCGGCGAGCACGGCGCGACCTTCATCGCCGCCGGCATTGCCATCTCCGCGCTCGGTTTTCTCAGCCAGAGTATGCTGACCGCGCCGCGCGTTTATTTCGCCATGGCGGAGGACGGCAGTTTCTTCCGCTCCGTCGCCATGGTGAGCAAACGGACCCAGGTCCCAGTCGTCGCGATCGCGTTGCAAGGCGCCGTGGCGGCGATCATCGCGCTGTCCGGCACCTTCGGGCAGATCCTGAGCTACGTTGTGTCCGTCGACTTCATCTTCTTCGGGCTGACCGGCGCAGCGTTGTTCGTGCTCCGCCGCAAGTTCGCTGACGACAACGTTGGCTTTTCCGCGCCCGGGCACCCGTTCACAACCGGCCTCTTCGTCGCTGCCTGCGCGGTCGTCGTCGTCGCCACCGTCTGGAACAACCCGCTCAACAGCCTGATCGGATACGCCATCCTGCTCGCGGGTGTCCCGGCCTACCTCTACTGGCGCAAGGCGAACGCCCGGTGA
- the dapB gene encoding 4-hydroxy-tetrahydrodipicolinate reductase, with product MRDPNQPIRISLIAPDGRMGKAIANAVAEDHRFALDQDHGDVIVDFSAPDALRGSLDRAIAANVPILVGTTSLQPDHHAMIAEAATSVPVIHAPNTSLGVNLLRQLVEEATSRLGPDWDIEILEMHHRHKVDAPSGTALMLGQAAAKGRGSTVQELSRFDRISEHPHAREPGTIGYASLRGGSVAGEHVVILATEGERIELGHRADSRRIFARGALAAVGFLFGKPPGLYTMQDVIAAL from the coding sequence ATGCGCGACCCCAACCAGCCGATCCGGATTAGCCTTATCGCACCCGACGGCCGGATGGGAAAGGCAATCGCCAACGCCGTCGCCGAGGACCATCGGTTCGCACTCGACCAGGATCATGGCGACGTCATTGTCGATTTTTCCGCGCCGGACGCACTTCGCGGAAGCCTCGATCGCGCGATTGCGGCCAATGTGCCTATCCTGGTCGGCACCACCAGCCTGCAGCCCGATCATCATGCGATGATCGCCGAAGCGGCGACGTCGGTGCCGGTAATTCATGCACCGAACACGTCGCTGGGCGTCAACCTGCTGCGCCAGCTCGTGGAAGAAGCGACGAGCCGACTGGGGCCTGACTGGGACATCGAAATCCTGGAAATGCACCACCGGCATAAGGTCGATGCGCCCTCAGGCACGGCGCTGATGCTTGGGCAGGCGGCTGCCAAGGGTCGCGGGTCGACGGTGCAAGAACTCAGCCGCTTCGACCGTATCAGCGAGCATCCCCACGCCCGCGAACCTGGCACGATCGGCTACGCATCGCTGCGCGGCGGCTCCGTCGCTGGTGAGCATGTCGTCATCCTCGCAACCGAAGGCGAGCGCATTGAACTCGGGCACCGCGCCGACAGCCGCCGCATTTTCGCGCGCGGCGCCCTGGCGGCGGTCGGCTTCCTGTTCGGCAAGCCGCCCGGTCTCTACACCATGCAGGACGTGATCGCCGCGCTGTGA
- a CDS encoding DUF72 domain-containing protein, producing the protein MSEGTIRIGIGGWTFPPWRGVFYPDKLAQAKELEYAASKMGAIEINATFYGRQKPKSWETWAKTVPDGFQFAIKGSRFCVMRSKLAEGAEGIGNFCAQGFAALGPKLGPILWQFAGRRQFDRDDIAGFIDLFPESIDGIKLRHAIEPRHESFRDEHFFDLCRGRNVAIVFEDSDDYPLIEADTADFSYARLQRMNEDIPTGYDEATLDGFAERARQWRERGDAYIFLINGAKVRAPAAALALQERLR; encoded by the coding sequence ATGAGCGAAGGCACGATCCGCATCGGCATTGGCGGCTGGACGTTCCCGCCGTGGCGCGGGGTCTTCTATCCGGACAAGCTCGCGCAGGCGAAAGAGCTTGAATATGCCGCGAGCAAGATGGGCGCGATCGAGATCAACGCGACCTTCTACGGCCGGCAGAAGCCGAAAAGCTGGGAAACCTGGGCGAAGACGGTCCCGGACGGCTTCCAGTTCGCGATCAAGGGCTCACGCTTCTGCGTGATGCGATCGAAGCTTGCCGAAGGCGCGGAAGGCATCGGCAATTTCTGCGCGCAAGGTTTTGCGGCGCTCGGTCCCAAGCTCGGCCCGATCCTATGGCAATTCGCCGGTCGTCGACAGTTCGACCGTGACGACATTGCCGGCTTCATCGACCTGTTTCCGGAGAGCATTGACGGCATCAAGCTCCGCCACGCGATCGAGCCGCGCCACGAGAGTTTTCGTGACGAGCATTTCTTCGATCTGTGCCGCGGCCGGAATGTCGCAATCGTCTTCGAGGACTCCGATGATTATCCGCTGATCGAAGCGGATACAGCCGACTTCTCCTACGCGCGGCTACAGCGGATGAACGAGGACATCCCGACAGGCTACGATGAGGCGACGCTCGACGGGTTCGCGGAACGGGCCCGTCAGTGGCGCGAGCGCGGCGATGCCTACATCTTCCTGATCAACGGCGCGAAGGTGCGCGCCCCAGCAGCGGCGCTAGCGCTGCAGGAACGGCTTCGCTAA
- a CDS encoding NAD-dependent deacylase — MTIRNIVILTGAGVSAESGLATFRGPDGLWEGHRVEDVCTPDAYARDPALVHAFYDARRAKVGSVRPNAAHEALARLDAEWPGELLLVTQNVDDLHERAGSKRLHHMHGELTRGWCLACDRRIDWSGPMGETATCPACSSVGQVRPDIVWFGEMPYDMDRIDDALRACDLFVSIGTSGAVYPAAGFVQTARYCGARTLEINLEPSLGSHLFDEGRIGPASVEVPKWVAEMLA; from the coding sequence ATGACCATTCGCAACATCGTGATCCTCACGGGCGCCGGCGTGTCGGCCGAAAGCGGCCTCGCGACATTTCGTGGACCCGACGGCCTATGGGAGGGACATCGTGTCGAGGATGTTTGCACGCCCGACGCGTATGCGCGCGATCCGGCGTTAGTCCATGCGTTCTACGACGCCCGGCGGGCAAAGGTCGGAAGCGTCCGGCCGAATGCGGCACATGAAGCTCTGGCGCGCCTTGATGCTGAATGGCCGGGCGAACTGCTCCTGGTGACACAGAATGTCGACGATCTTCACGAACGCGCAGGGTCGAAGCGCTTGCATCACATGCACGGCGAATTGACCCGTGGCTGGTGCCTCGCGTGCGATCGACGGATCGACTGGAGCGGACCGATGGGTGAGACGGCTACGTGCCCTGCATGCAGTTCGGTGGGGCAGGTTCGGCCGGACATCGTCTGGTTCGGCGAGATGCCGTACGACATGGACCGGATCGACGATGCGCTGCGTGCCTGCGACCTGTTCGTGTCGATCGGCACGTCGGGCGCCGTCTATCCGGCGGCCGGTTTCGTCCAGACTGCGCGCTATTGCGGCGCGCGGACACTTGAAATCAATCTTGAGCCCAGCCTGGGCAGTCACCTGTTCGATGAGGGCCGCATCGGCCCGGCCAGTGTTGAAGTGCCGAAGTGGGTGGCGGAAATGCTGGCTTAG
- the era gene encoding GTPase Era, giving the protein MSEQRAGFVAVIGAPNAGKSTLVNALVGQKVAIVSPKAQTTRARLMGIAISGESQILLVDTPGIFEPRRRLDRAMVAAAWTGAQDADLILLVIDAAAYLSAEVERIIAALGDRQHPLILVLNKIDLVAKEKLLAIAADLTQRLSPDNVFMISAAQGDGVADLKQVLATAMPTGPWLYPEDDISDATDRMVAAELTREQIVNQLHQELPYATAVETETWQDRPDGSTEIRQQILVERDSQKAIVIGKGGRRLKAIGAGAREEIAQHLGRPVHLFLHVKVNPRWDEDRSLYRDIGLEWAD; this is encoded by the coding sequence ATGAGCGAGCAGCGTGCCGGCTTCGTTGCCGTGATCGGCGCCCCGAACGCGGGCAAGTCGACGCTGGTCAATGCCCTGGTTGGGCAGAAGGTCGCGATCGTTAGCCCCAAGGCGCAAACCACCCGCGCGCGACTGATGGGCATCGCAATTTCCGGCGAGTCTCAAATTCTGCTCGTCGATACGCCGGGCATCTTCGAACCCCGCCGGCGACTGGATCGGGCGATGGTTGCTGCGGCCTGGACGGGGGCGCAGGATGCCGACCTAATCCTGCTGGTAATCGACGCAGCGGCTTACCTTAGCGCCGAGGTTGAGCGGATTATCGCTGCACTGGGCGACCGGCAGCATCCATTGATCCTCGTGCTCAACAAAATCGATCTGGTCGCCAAGGAAAAGCTTCTGGCAATCGCGGCCGATCTCACCCAGCGGCTCAGTCCCGACAACGTGTTCATGATCAGCGCCGCCCAGGGCGACGGCGTCGCTGATCTTAAGCAGGTGCTCGCGACCGCCATGCCCACGGGCCCGTGGCTCTACCCGGAGGACGACATCTCGGACGCCACCGACCGGATGGTCGCTGCCGAGCTTACGCGCGAGCAGATCGTCAACCAGCTGCACCAGGAACTGCCTTATGCGACGGCCGTGGAAACCGAGACCTGGCAGGACCGTCCCGACGGCTCGACCGAAATCCGCCAGCAGATCCTTGTCGAGCGCGACAGTCAGAAGGCGATCGTAATTGGCAAGGGCGGACGACGCCTCAAGGCCATCGGCGCGGGCGCACGCGAAGAGATCGCGCAGCACCTGGGGCGTCCGGTCCACCTCTTCCTACATGTGAAGGTCAACCCTCGCTGGGATGAGGACCGCTCGCTCTACCGCGACATCGGCCTGGAGTGGGCCGACTAA